From the Acetomicrobium sp. S15 = DSM 107314 genome, the window GCCTTTTCGTTAAAAGCATGAAGGTATGACGTCGACATTCGATGGAATGCATCACTGAAAAAACTGCCTCGAGCCACTGATCAGGCACATCTTCATGAAACAGATCTCCCATACTGCAGACGAGGATCTTTCCCGGCTTATTCCACTTCAATGGCTGATCCAATATATCCTCACGAAACACCAATGCCGGGGGACAACCCGTGATCGGATCCCAGATGGTATCAATCCATTTGATCCTTGAATTGTCAAACATAGCCACTTCCTCCTAAGGATATTATTTACAATCTCTATATGCTTTACCCTCAACCATCACCCAATCGTTTCCTTCCCGATAGGATCCCGGTTTATCTTCATTCATCCAAAAAAACTTCTCTTTATGGCCTGCACGGCACTGATATATAGAAGGTTCATCGCATGGCATAAGGTCATTTATTTCGCAGCCGCAATCTTCACCCGCAAGTCCGTCATAGCCGTGTGTAATCAGCCAGTTTTTGACGATCTCCCGAATAGCCCATCTATTATTCATCGCTGGCCCCCCGTTCATCGGTTAACTCATCGAAGACAACCACGGATTTACAGCAGGATAGAACGAGATGCCTGCCTCCGTCCCACCTGCCTCCGTCCCAAAAGGGTTCGGAGCGCAGCTCTTCGAGATCTTTCGACAATCCGTCCGCATCGAAAAGCGGACACCAATCCCCACATGATTTTTTGAAGGCTTCTGTCCCAGCAAAAGGACACATCTGCTTTCGAAAAACCTTTCCTCGCTGAATCCACAACGAGCCGTCCTTGTCAATCTTGCCTTTCATTGCTGTCCCCCTCCTCGAAAAGAAGCTTCTGGACCCTGAGGCCCCATTCTCTGGCTCTGTCCCTGTATTCGTCCTCGCTCATTCGATCGAACAGAAAACATACATCGCAGTCGGTCATATGCATATAACAAATCTCTTGCCGCATGCTCCAGTGGCTGCACCGGAACCTCCGACCGGCTGAATCAGGATGCTCCTTGCGTTCCATCGGTCGCCTCGCTTCTCAGTTTTGGTCTGTCATCGTTTCCAACCTTTCGCATCGAGTACGCCAGAAGCTGAAATACACGAAAGGCGGCGTGAGCAAGCGGATGAAGCCCGTCTTCATGGTCTGCCTCAATGCCGCCAAACCAATCCCATACATGCCTTAGAAGGGATCCGAAGGCTCGCCCCCAACTCATGCCCTTTTCCCAATTGCGCTCGCCGTATTTTTCCGCTCCTACCGTGTAGACTTTTGCCAGTTCTCGGAGGGCATCGGACGGAATGAGGTCATAACGAAGCTTTCCGGCGTCGAAATTCTTTGCCGGCTCATCCTTCTGTTGAGTCGGGGTTGATCTGGCCTTCATGTTTTTTTCGATCCACGCATCTACTCTCCCGTGTTTCCTAATGTCCCGTTTCGCTTCTTCTTTTGTGGCGTAGGTAACGTCATCGAAGGGGTCATCCGATGTCAAAAAATCACCTGTTGGAGCGTCTTTGCCAGGGATAACCAAATAGACTTCTCCGTTCGTTATGATGATCCATCCCGCAAGTTCGCCTATTATGTCCCACTTTTTCACTCTCTTATCGCTCCCTTCGGGCGGCCCCTTGTTCCTCTTCCACTTCCTGGATCTCATAATCGACCATCTGGCGGTCTGAAATAGCCACGATATAGCCGCCGGCTATCGACTGAAACAGGTAATGAACAACATTGCCTGCACCTCGGCATGATCCGATGAATCGGCATCTGGTCTCGTCATCAAATCGGACCCCACGCGTTACCCGTTGAAGGATTTTATATACGCCTCCGGGTTTGAGTTCATAAACCCCTTCACGGCGCAGGTGATATTCCAGGATGCGTTTTTGAATTGTCGGCAACGGGCGATTCATGGTGTCGGCAATGCCTTGAGGAGACACTCCGAGGTCCAAAAGGCTTTCGAGCTGTTCCTGGTCTCGTGCCGTCCAAATCCTTGCTGCCGAAATCCCTACGCGATGCTTGGGACCGAACCCGCGCTCGCGCAAGACATTGGAGATTGTCGTATTGGACAGGCCGAAATCAATGGCAATAGCCTTGTTGGTGCAGCCTGTCTTCGATCTCCTGCATATTTCGTCCTTTTCGTCCTGGCTGATCCATATTTTACGGACCATCGGAGCGCCTCCTAAAATTTGATCGGAATCTGTATCCGCTGGCCGACTCGAAGCATCGGCCCCGTCGGGCCTCCAAGCCCGTTGATCTGCCTCACGTAGTAAATGACCAATCGGGGATCCTTATCCGGGTGATACATCTTGGCGATCTGCCAGAGCGTTTCCTGGGGCGCCACAATATGGACAACAGAAGCATCAGAGGGGTGTCGCCCATAATCCATGTCAGGGTCGGCAGGGCCGGTCGGCATAGCGAAGCGAAATAGAAGACCAGTTAGAATGGTCACGCACGCCATCATAATCAGAACCAGCCTAAAGTTGACGCTTCTGTAACTATCGCCCCGACGTAGCGCCACGGATTCGGTCATGGCGTTGCACAATCTTCGGCGCCTCATCGGAGCGCGTCCTCTTCCCGACTGCTGGCGGCCATTTTTTCAGCGAAAGCCCGGATATCTTCCACCCGCCATACCGTGACGGACTTGCTCAACTTGACGCCTTTAGGAGCAATGCCTTCAGACACCCAGCGCCACCAGGTGGGCTTGCTGACCGGGATAATCTTCAGGATCTGCGGAAGCCGCATAAATCCGTATTCGTACGCCTCCTCCTTGTTTGCCTCCCTTCTATGTTTCTCGATTTCCTGCGACAGCTTATCGATCTTGGCGCTCAATTGCCGTATCTGTTCGGGCATAGATTCATCAACGACAAAAACTGTCTGTCCGGGTGTCATGTCGTTACCTCCTCAACTACATTTATTGCCAAAAGCCGGGCTATGAGATCTCGCCCTTTCGGAGTAACCATCGTCCGATACCTGGTTCGCACAACATCTCCAATCTCTATCTGTGTTCGCCTGACGCGGAAATATCCTGATTCCAGATAACGCTGACGCGGCACCCAAGACCCGTCGAGGCGATAAAGGATCCCCTGGTCCGCAAGGAACGAGAAGATCCTCCTCGGACCGGTCCCAAGGCGCTGGAATTCCTTCGCCACCGCCTGAAGAGACATATCGGAACCTTCCTGACAGGTCGCGTCCCAGGCAATGGCCTTTGGCGCAAGCTTGCGGTTTTCGGCCTCCAGGTGCTCCCTTAAATCCACCTCGTCGGCGAGGGCCCTGAGGGCCTCCTGGAAGTTTTGAGGAATCCGCCGGCCCTGGAATTCATAGCGGCCGGACTTTCGAATAGCCGGAAGGACATCGTGCACGACCCAGCGCCTAAACCTGCGGGCTTCCGGTTTGCGCGACCGGAGCACCATGGAATACAGGCCGGGTTCGTTGACCATCCAAGCCTCTCCCTGACGACCTAAGTTGAACTT encodes:
- a CDS encoding dATP/dGTP diphosphohydrolase domain-containing protein, coding for MKKWDIIGELAGWIIITNGEVYLVIPGKDAPTGDFLTSDDPFDDVTYATKEEAKRDIRKHGRVDAWIEKNMKARSTPTQQKDEPAKNFDAGKLRYDLIPSDALRELAKVYTVGAEKYGERNWEKGMSWGRAFGSLLRHVWDWFGGIEADHEDGLHPLAHAAFRVFQLLAYSMRKVGNDDRPKLRSEATDGTQGAS
- a CDS encoding LysM peptidoglycan-binding domain-containing protein: MRRRRLCNAMTESVALRRGDSYRSVNFRLVLIMMACVTILTGLLFRFAMPTGPADPDMDYGRHPSDASVVHIVAPQETLWQIAKMYHPDKDPRLVIYYVRQINGLGGPTGPMLRVGQRIQIPIKF
- a CDS encoding helix-turn-helix transcriptional regulator, whose translation is MTPGQTVFVVDESMPEQIRQLSAKIDKLSQEIEKHRREANKEEAYEYGFMRLPQILKIIPVSKPTWWRWVSEGIAPKGVKLSKSVTVWRVEDIRAFAEKMAASSREEDALR
- a CDS encoding phage antirepressor KilAC domain-containing protein gives rise to the protein MGTELQVFRFERYPVRVVVDEVGGPWWVAKDVCDVLDLTNPSVAIESLEEDERAKFNLGRQGEAWMVNEPGLYSMVLRSRKPEARRFRRWVVHDVLPAIRKSGRYEFQGRRIPQNFQEALRALADEVDLREHLEAENRKLAPKAIAWDATCQEGSDMSLQAVAKEFQRLGTGPRRIFSFLADQGILYRLDGSWVPRQRYLESGYFRVRRTQIEIGDVVRTRYRTMVTPKGRDLIARLLAINVVEEVTT